From the Bacillota bacterium genome, one window contains:
- a CDS encoding diguanylate phosphodiesterase translates to MVAAFILGFFLISAAGCTSRQPAGSRAGEEKPVVVRLAGGDWGYPSPYAHCERGPGYYKMLLIFDSLLEKDEGGIIPWLAAKWEVSGERVYTFHLRKNVRWQDGKPFTAGDVVFSWEYARKHPRAWGIDPALVDEVRSLDEHTVRFRLTRPNAAFLYKLAGFPILPAHIWKDVADPYHYTEPRAVVGTGPYRLASYSKEEGAYRFEANRDFWGPKPRVDVIEMVPVEDEALALEQGKIDLAAVPPDLIERFQNKPGCHIAKGPGYWGYRLIFNLNLRPVLRSREFRQVLAFAIDRKELVEKCAQGAALPGNPGILPPDHIWYNPNVPQYRYNLRKAVELLEQLGWYDRDGDGIREDARGNRLAFELLLAQGDARLGKLLKQQLRKAGIELKITSTDPKSRDSLVKQGKYELAVTGEGGWGNDPDYLRERFTRSAKGAGPPVAGGTQGYCNPTVERLAKEQLHETNPVKRRNLVAKLQKALAEDLPELPLYYPTPYYIYRASVYAGWTFMFDHHSLSDAKLSYLASS, encoded by the coding sequence GTGGTTGCAGCTTTTATCCTCGGCTTTTTCTTGATTTCCGCAGCCGGCTGCACCTCTCGGCAGCCGGCCGGCTCCCGGGCGGGAGAGGAGAAGCCGGTGGTCGTCCGGCTGGCGGGAGGGGACTGGGGTTACCCAAGTCCTTATGCCCACTGCGAGCGGGGGCCGGGGTATTACAAAATGCTCCTGATTTTTGATAGTCTCCTGGAAAAGGATGAAGGAGGCATTATTCCCTGGCTTGCGGCTAAATGGGAGGTGAGCGGGGAAAGGGTTTATACCTTTCACCTGCGGAAAAACGTCAGGTGGCAGGACGGCAAACCTTTCACGGCCGGGGACGTGGTGTTCAGCTGGGAGTATGCCCGGAAGCACCCGCGGGCCTGGGGCATTGATCCTGCACTGGTTGACGAAGTCAGGAGCCTGGATGAGCACACTGTGAGGTTCCGGCTGACCCGGCCCAATGCCGCATTTCTTTACAAACTGGCCGGCTTCCCGATCCTCCCCGCGCACATCTGGAAGGACGTTGCAGATCCCTATCACTATACGGAACCCCGTGCTGTTGTCGGAACGGGGCCCTACCGCCTGGCTTCTTACAGCAAGGAAGAGGGTGCTTACCGTTTTGAAGCGAACCGGGACTTCTGGGGCCCCAAACCCCGCGTTGATGTCATTGAGATGGTGCCTGTCGAAGATGAGGCGCTCGCGCTGGAGCAGGGGAAGATTGATCTGGCTGCGGTTCCTCCTGATCTCATCGAGCGGTTTCAAAACAAACCGGGCTGCCATATCGCGAAGGGCCCGGGCTACTGGGGCTACCGCCTGATCTTCAACCTGAACCTGAGGCCGGTGCTCAGATCCCGGGAATTCCGGCAGGTGCTTGCCTTTGCCATCGACCGGAAGGAACTGGTGGAGAAGTGCGCGCAGGGTGCCGCCCTCCCGGGCAACCCCGGCATTCTCCCTCCCGACCACATCTGGTACAATCCGAATGTTCCCCAGTATCGCTATAATCTCCGGAAAGCCGTTGAACTCTTAGAGCAGTTGGGCTGGTATGATCGTGACGGGGATGGGATCAGGGAGGACGCCCGGGGCAACCGGCTGGCCTTCGAGCTTCTGCTGGCGCAGGGGGATGCCCGGCTCGGGAAATTGCTCAAGCAGCAGCTTCGAAAGGCGGGGATCGAATTAAAGATCACCAGCACGGATCCAAAAAGCAGGGACTCCCTGGTAAAGCAGGGAAAATACGAACTGGCAGTCACCGGGGAGGGGGGCTGGGGCAATGACCCTGATTATTTAAGAGAAAGGTTTACCAGATCAGCAAAAGGCGCGGGACCCCCGGTGGCAGGAGGGACGCAGGGGTACTGTAATCCCACGGTGGAGCGCCTGGCAAAAGAACAGCTTCACGAAACCAATCCCGTGAAACGTCGGAATCTCGTGGCGAAGCTCCAGAAAGCCCTGGCGGAGGATCTTCCAGAATTGCCCCTTTACTACCCGACGCCCTACTACATTTACCGCGCTTCGGTCTACGCCGGCTGGACGTTTATGTTCGACCACCATTCGTTGAGCGATGCCAAGCTTTCCTACCTCGCATCTTCGTAA
- a CDS encoding proline/glycine betaine ABC transporter permease, which translates to MEGCIPLALWVDAFVEYMELHFQGFFNVIKNVIWFTWSNIEKSIALMPWWALVILLGLVARRLAGRGIAIFTVLGLVFLLGLGVWEGTVRTLSLVVTAMLYSVVFGIPLGIWAARSDAVHTGLRPVLDFMQTMPSFVYLIPALMFFGLGPVPALIAVVIFAMPPLVRLTDLGIRQVPPDLVEAARAFGSTPNQILTKVQLPLALPTIMAGVNQAIMLALSMSVIASMIGAGGLGDHVLYGITRVEVGRGFVGGISIVVVAIILDRITQGTRQQQRARGV; encoded by the coding sequence ATGGAGGGATGTATTCCCCTGGCTCTCTGGGTAGATGCTTTTGTAGAATATATGGAACTCCACTTTCAGGGCTTCTTTAACGTGATTAAAAACGTAATCTGGTTTACGTGGTCTAATATTGAGAAAAGCATTGCCTTAATGCCCTGGTGGGCGCTGGTTATTTTGCTCGGACTGGTTGCCAGGCGTTTGGCCGGACGTGGCATCGCCATTTTTACTGTTCTCGGGCTGGTCTTTCTGCTGGGTCTCGGCGTCTGGGAAGGAACGGTTCGCACCCTTAGTCTGGTGGTGACCGCAATGCTTTATTCTGTTGTTTTTGGCATCCCCCTGGGGATCTGGGCCGCCCGATCTGACGCGGTTCACACAGGCCTGCGGCCGGTGCTGGACTTTATGCAAACCATGCCCAGTTTTGTTTACCTGATTCCGGCGCTCATGTTTTTCGGTCTGGGGCCGGTGCCGGCCCTGATTGCCGTTGTGATTTTTGCGATGCCTCCGCTTGTGCGGCTTACCGACCTGGGAATCCGCCAGGTGCCTCCTGATCTTGTAGAAGCCGCGCGAGCCTTTGGTTCTACCCCAAATCAGATTTTAACTAAGGTGCAACTGCCCCTCGCCCTGCCGACGATTATGGCAGGGGTTAACCAGGCGATTATGCTTGCGCTGTCCATGTCAGTGATTGCTTCGATGATTGGCGCGGGCGGACTGGGGGATCATGTTCTCTACGGGATCACCCGCGTCGAAGTGGGCCGGGGTTTCGTTGGAGGGATTTCCATTGTGGTTGTGGCCATTATTCTCGATCGCATCACACAAGGCACCAGGCAGCAGCAAAGAGCAAGGGGGGTATAA
- a CDS encoding glycine betaine ABC transporter substrate-binding protein, whose amino-acid sequence MYKKSVSVFMVIALITLLVAGAGCGGAAKKETITIALTPWSSTIPSTNIAKILIEENLGYEVRVQKADVGPTYSGLSSGDLDVFLDSWLPDMHRDYMKKYGKNIDDLGTIYTEGLLGWVTPTYVEPDSIAELNNYKAKFDSDGDGKGELVGIEAGAGMMRTSQKIINAYGLDFELIESSEWAMMAEADKAIKDKRWIIFLGWKPHWMFAKYDLKFLEDPKGFWKSSEVHKLVTKGLDQRAPDVVEFLKKFTISVDDMDRMIYEIEIEKKDPADVARAWIDAHPEQVQEMLGK is encoded by the coding sequence ATGTATAAGAAAAGTGTTTCTGTTTTTATGGTCATTGCTCTTATCACCCTGCTCGTGGCAGGTGCAGGCTGCGGGGGAGCAGCGAAAAAGGAGACCATTACCATTGCCTTGACTCCCTGGTCGTCCACCATCCCCAGCACAAACATCGCCAAGATCCTCATTGAGGAAAACCTGGGATACGAAGTACGGGTGCAGAAGGCGGATGTGGGCCCCACATACAGCGGCCTGTCTTCAGGCGATCTCGACGTTTTTCTTGACTCCTGGCTGCCGGATATGCACAGGGATTACATGAAGAAGTATGGAAAAAATATCGATGATCTGGGAACCATCTATACAGAGGGGCTCCTCGGCTGGGTTACGCCGACCTACGTCGAGCCTGACAGTATTGCAGAATTGAATAATTACAAGGCCAAGTTCGATAGCGATGGCGACGGGAAAGGCGAGCTCGTAGGGATCGAGGCGGGGGCCGGGATGATGCGCACCTCGCAGAAAATTATCAATGCGTATGGATTGGACTTCGAGCTGATCGAAAGCAGCGAGTGGGCGATGATGGCCGAGGCTGATAAGGCGATTAAAGACAAGCGATGGATTATTTTTCTCGGCTGGAAACCCCACTGGATGTTTGCCAAGTACGACCTGAAGTTCCTGGAAGATCCCAAAGGGTTCTGGAAGAGCAGTGAGGTCCACAAGCTGGTGACAAAGGGATTGGATCAGAGGGCACCTGATGTGGTGGAATTTCTGAAGAAGTTCACCATCAGCGTTGATGACATGGACCGGATGATCTACGAGATCGAAATAGAAAAGAAAGATCCGGCTGATGTAGCCCGGGCATGGATTGATGCTCACCCCGAACAGGTGCAAGAGATGCTTGGGAAATAG